From the genome of Variovorax sp. RA8, one region includes:
- a CDS encoding MotA/TolQ/ExbB proton channel family protein → MDSHFGLMNVWNQGDFVTRAVALLLIGMSLASWIVILIKALDIIRYKRLARHSQDFWHSEDFATALNKLGKDDSNPFRALALEGREAAAHHRNTKAHLHDALDVSDWITRALRNGIDEFTARLQTGLAILASVGSTAPFIGLFGTVWGIYHALMSIGSAGQATIDKVAGPIGEALIMTALGLAVAIPAVLGYNALVRGNKFVLTKLNSFAHDLHAYFVTGARVQSGVEATVVPLKKS, encoded by the coding sequence ATGGATTCCCACTTTGGCCTGATGAACGTCTGGAACCAGGGCGACTTCGTCACCCGGGCCGTAGCCCTGCTTCTGATCGGCATGTCGCTCGCGTCATGGATCGTGATCCTGATCAAGGCGCTGGACATCATCCGATACAAGCGCCTCGCCAGGCATTCGCAGGACTTCTGGCACAGCGAAGACTTTGCCACCGCGCTGAACAAGCTCGGCAAGGATGACAGCAACCCCTTCCGCGCGCTGGCGCTGGAAGGTCGCGAGGCCGCGGCGCACCATCGCAATACCAAGGCGCATCTGCACGACGCGCTCGACGTCAGCGACTGGATCACCCGCGCGCTGCGCAACGGCATCGACGAATTCACCGCACGCCTGCAGACGGGCCTTGCCATCTTGGCCTCCGTCGGCTCGACGGCGCCGTTCATCGGGTTGTTCGGCACGGTGTGGGGCATCTATCACGCCCTGATGAGCATCGGCTCGGCCGGTCAAGCCACCATCGACAAGGTGGCCGGGCCGATCGGCGAAGCACTGATCATGACAGCGCTGGGCTTGGCGGTCGCCATTCCCGCCGTGCTGGGCTACAACGCATTGGTCCGCGGCAACAAGTTCGTGCTGACCAAGCTCAACAGCTTCGCGCATGACCTGCATGCGTACTTTGTCACCGGCGCGCGGGTGCAAAGCGGCGTCGAGGCCACCGTGGTCCCGCTCAAGAAAAGTTGA
- a CDS encoding ExbD/TolR family protein, producing the protein MAFGTQDEPDEVMNEINMTPLVDVMLVLLIIFIITVPVMKHAVNIDLPRASSEPEQTKPQNILFTVTADGSYYWNEQKIDDSELKTRLAAEATKDPQPELHIRGDKAVRYERVAQAMSAAREAGVRKIGFITEPEAK; encoded by the coding sequence ATGGCTTTTGGTACCCAGGACGAACCCGACGAGGTAATGAACGAGATCAACATGACGCCGCTGGTCGACGTCATGCTGGTGCTCCTGATCATCTTCATCATCACTGTCCCCGTGATGAAGCATGCCGTGAACATCGATCTTCCCCGCGCCAGCAGCGAGCCGGAGCAGACCAAACCACAGAACATCCTGTTCACGGTGACGGCCGACGGCAGCTACTACTGGAACGAGCAGAAGATCGACGACAGCGAATTGAAGACGCGCCTGGCTGCCGAGGCCACCAAGGACCCGCAGCCCGAGCTGCACATCCGCGGCGACAAGGCGGTGCGCTACGAGCGCGTGGCGCAAGCCATGTCCGCGGCACGCGAAGCCGGCGTGCGCAAGATCGGCTTCATCACCGAACCCGAAGCCAAATAG
- the hemP gene encoding hemin uptake protein HemP produces MQAVPNAFNVLSHPSLDYSGGGRASSEPPRPAPLFESAELLKGGKSVGIMHNGSLYRLQATKLGKLILTK; encoded by the coding sequence ATGCAAGCCGTGCCCAACGCGTTCAATGTCCTGAGCCATCCCTCGCTCGATTATTCGGGCGGTGGCCGCGCAAGCAGCGAGCCTCCCCGGCCGGCCCCCCTCTTCGAGAGCGCGGAGCTTCTCAAGGGCGGCAAGAGCGTGGGCATCATGCACAACGGCTCGCTGTATCGGCTCCAAGCCACCAAACTCGGCAAGCTGATCCTGACGAAGTAG
- a CDS encoding GlcG/HbpS family heme-binding protein, protein MKTKSFLELADVKAIAAAAEAEALKNNWAVTIAIADDAGNLLWLQRLDGAAAISSHIAPAKAHTAAMGRRESKVYEDMVNGGRTSFLSAPGMDGLLEGGVPIVKDGQVIGAVGVSGVKSNEDAQIARAGIAALGL, encoded by the coding sequence ATGAAGACCAAGTCTTTTCTCGAACTCGCCGACGTCAAGGCGATCGCCGCCGCGGCCGAGGCCGAAGCGCTCAAGAACAACTGGGCCGTGACCATCGCCATTGCAGACGATGCCGGCAACCTGCTGTGGCTGCAGCGACTGGACGGCGCCGCCGCCATCTCGTCGCATATCGCGCCCGCCAAGGCCCATACGGCAGCCATGGGGCGGCGTGAGAGCAAGGTGTATGAAGACATGGTCAATGGCGGCCGTACTTCCTTCCTGTCGGCGCCCGGCATGGACGGCCTGCTCGAGGGCGGGGTGCCGATCGTCAAGGATGGCCAGGTGATCGGGGCGGTCGGTGTGAGCGGCGTCAAGTCCAACGAAGACGCACAGATCGCCAGGGCGGGCATTGCCGCGCTCGGTCTCTGA
- a CDS encoding Bax inhibitor-1/YccA family protein: protein MNDRVNTLATSVGYGQALPQAERQRVLRNTYWLLALSLLPTVLGAWLGVATGITRSLSGGIGLMVFLGGAFAFMFAIEKTKNSAAGVPVLLGFTFFMGLMLSRLIAMVLGFKNGSELIMTAFGGTAGVFFVMASLATVIKRDLSGMGKWLFVGALVLMIGAIINVFVGSSAGMLAISVAAIGIFSAFMLYDLKQIMDGGETNYISATLALYLDMFNVFQSLLALLGIFGGERD, encoded by the coding sequence ATGAACGACCGCGTCAACACCCTTGCCACTTCCGTCGGCTACGGCCAGGCGCTGCCGCAAGCAGAGCGGCAGCGCGTCCTGCGCAACACCTACTGGCTGCTCGCCCTGAGCCTGCTGCCTACCGTGCTGGGTGCTTGGCTAGGCGTCGCCACCGGCATCACCCGCTCCCTCAGCGGCGGCATTGGCCTGATGGTATTCCTGGGCGGTGCCTTCGCCTTCATGTTCGCCATCGAGAAGACCAAGAACTCAGCCGCCGGCGTTCCCGTGCTGCTGGGCTTTACCTTCTTCATGGGGCTGATGCTTTCGCGCCTCATCGCAATGGTGCTGGGCTTCAAGAACGGCTCCGAGCTGATCATGACTGCCTTCGGCGGCACCGCCGGCGTGTTCTTCGTAATGGCTTCACTGGCCACGGTGATCAAGCGCGACCTGTCGGGTATGGGCAAGTGGCTGTTCGTCGGTGCCTTGGTGCTGATGATCGGCGCAATCATCAACGTGTTCGTCGGCTCCAGCGCGGGCATGCTCGCAATCTCGGTCGCGGCGATCGGCATCTTCTCGGCTTTCATGCTCTATGACCTCAAGCAGATCATGGACGGAGGCGAGACCAACTACATCAGCGCCACACTGGCGCTCTACCTGGACATGTTCAACGTGTTCCAGAGCCTGCTCGCCCTGCTGGGCATCTTTGGCGGCGAGCGGGACTGA
- the rlmD gene encoding 23S rRNA (uracil(1939)-C(5))-methyltransferase RlmD has protein sequence MTDSIEKNEAQLHDEWLHVESLDLDAQGVAHKASGMVVFIEGALPFEEVQLKVQRRKNNWEQGTVTAIRRESSQRVRPGCPHFGLHAGACGGCKMQHLDAAAQVAVKQRALEDNLWHLGKVRPENMLRPLEGPAWHYRYRARLSVRHVVKKGTVLIGFHERKSRYLADMQVCPVLPARVSAMLMPLRELIGSMDARDTCPQIELACGDAPDGAGLGVIALVLRHLEPLSVGDIARLKVFAAAHEGVQWWLQAKGPETVRLLESDGPVLAYRLPEFGVTMPFKPTDFTQVNAYINRALVSRALRLLDVQAEERVIDWFCGLGNFTLPLATRAREVLGIEGSATLVARATENLARNQAPAAGRGALAPTRFVARNLFEITPAMLMADGAADKWLVDPPREGAFALAKALADLHQEADPTREGWTPPKRIVYVSCNPSTLARDAGLLVHQAGYRCTLAGVVNMFPHTAHVESIAVFDRP, from the coding sequence ATGACGGATTCGATAGAAAAGAACGAGGCGCAGCTTCACGATGAATGGCTGCATGTCGAGTCGCTCGACCTCGACGCACAGGGCGTGGCGCACAAGGCCAGCGGCATGGTGGTGTTCATCGAGGGCGCCCTGCCTTTCGAGGAAGTGCAGCTCAAGGTGCAGCGCAGGAAGAACAACTGGGAGCAGGGCACGGTGACTGCGATTCGCCGTGAATCCTCGCAGCGCGTGCGTCCCGGATGTCCGCATTTCGGGCTGCATGCAGGTGCTTGTGGCGGCTGCAAGATGCAGCACCTCGACGCCGCGGCACAGGTGGCGGTGAAGCAGCGTGCGCTCGAAGACAACCTGTGGCATCTGGGCAAGGTGCGGCCTGAGAACATGCTGCGGCCGCTCGAGGGTCCAGCCTGGCACTACCGTTATCGCGCCCGCCTGTCGGTGCGTCATGTCGTCAAGAAGGGGACAGTACTGATCGGCTTCCACGAACGCAAGAGCCGCTATCTCGCCGACATGCAGGTGTGTCCCGTGCTGCCGGCGCGCGTCAGTGCCATGCTGATGCCGCTGCGCGAGCTCATCGGATCGATGGATGCACGCGATACCTGCCCGCAGATCGAGCTGGCCTGCGGCGATGCGCCTGACGGCGCCGGGCTCGGGGTGATCGCGCTGGTACTGCGCCACCTGGAGCCCCTGTCGGTCGGGGATATCGCACGGCTCAAGGTCTTTGCCGCCGCGCACGAGGGGGTGCAGTGGTGGCTGCAGGCGAAAGGGCCAGAGACGGTTCGGCTGCTTGAATCCGACGGGCCGGTGCTCGCCTACCGGTTGCCGGAGTTCGGCGTCACGATGCCCTTCAAGCCGACCGATTTCACGCAGGTCAACGCATATATCAATCGCGCGCTCGTCAGCCGTGCATTGCGCCTGCTGGATGTGCAGGCGGAGGAGCGCGTCATCGACTGGTTCTGCGGACTGGGCAATTTCACGCTCCCGCTCGCGACCCGCGCGCGGGAAGTACTGGGCATCGAAGGCAGCGCCACGCTGGTGGCCAGGGCGACGGAGAACCTGGCGCGCAACCAGGCCCCGGCGGCCGGCCGGGGGGCGCTGGCCCCGACCCGCTTCGTCGCGCGCAACCTGTTCGAGATCACGCCCGCGATGCTGATGGCGGACGGCGCAGCAGACAAATGGCTGGTGGATCCGCCGCGCGAGGGCGCCTTCGCGCTGGCCAAGGCGCTGGCCGATCTGCACCAGGAGGCCGATCCGACAAGGGAGGGCTGGACACCGCCCAAGCGGATCGTCTACGTCAGCTGCAATCCGTCGACGCTGGCGCGCGATGCGGGCCTGCTGGTCCATCAGGCGGGCTATCGCTGCACTTTGGCGGGCGTGGTCAACATGTTCCCGCACACGGCACACGTCGAGTCGATCGCGGTGTTCGATCGGCCATGA